A window of Candidatus Vicinibacter proximus contains these coding sequences:
- a CDS encoding DUF3089 domain-containing protein has protein sequence MHKIFILFSLLTLFSCAVPKPKGPFNPAKTGQAPRYQDSYYWAALPTRKDAADSVPPGVEDGLLPQDVDVFYLHPTSFFKKKYGNGWNADLTNNELNAATDKSGVLYQASIFNQAAKVYAPRYRQAHYYAFFTKDKKSADQALALAYEDVYNAFLYYWDNFNNNRPIIIVGHSQGSELAVRLLKEVFDNPQMKNKLVAAYIPGWPVYKDQFKILKECKTPYETSCICSWRTYKNGTKPKWLDKEREVFITNPLSWTNDQLKVPEDANKGMVINMGNEPTKPGVSAQIHRNILWASKPKFRGAILYQTKNYHKGDFNLYYINVRENVRDRVKAYWK, from the coding sequence ATGCATAAAATTTTTATCCTTTTCTCCCTCCTCACTTTATTTTCTTGTGCCGTTCCAAAACCGAAGGGCCCATTCAACCCTGCTAAAACAGGTCAGGCACCCAGATATCAGGATTCTTATTATTGGGCAGCTCTGCCTACCCGCAAAGATGCAGCCGATTCAGTTCCACCGGGCGTGGAGGATGGTTTATTGCCTCAGGATGTAGATGTGTTTTACCTTCACCCTACCTCATTTTTTAAGAAGAAATATGGAAATGGTTGGAATGCAGACCTCACCAACAACGAATTGAATGCGGCCACTGACAAGTCTGGCGTTTTATATCAGGCTTCTATTTTCAATCAGGCTGCGAAAGTGTATGCGCCCAGATACCGACAGGCACATTATTATGCTTTTTTTACAAAAGACAAAAAATCTGCTGATCAGGCTCTTGCGCTAGCCTACGAAGATGTTTACAATGCCTTTCTTTATTATTGGGACAATTTCAACAACAACAGACCAATCATCATTGTAGGCCACAGTCAGGGATCAGAATTGGCAGTACGTCTGCTTAAAGAGGTTTTTGACAATCCTCAAATGAAAAATAAATTGGTTGCAGCCTATATTCCGGGTTGGCCTGTTTACAAGGATCAGTTTAAGATTCTAAAAGAATGTAAAACACCTTATGAAACCTCTTGCATTTGCAGTTGGCGAACCTACAAAAATGGGACTAAACCAAAATGGTTGGACAAAGAAAGGGAGGTATTTATCACCAATCCGCTTAGCTGGACCAACGATCAGCTCAAAGTGCCTGAAGATGCCAATAAGGGAATGGTCATCAACATGGGTAATGAACCGACAAAACCCGGCGTGAGTGCTCAGATACACCGCAATATTTTATGGGCAAGTAAGCCGAAGTTTAGAGGAGCCATTCTATATCAAACCAAAAACTACCACAAGGGTGATTTTAATTTGTATTACATCAATGTGCGGGAGAATGTAAGGGATAGAGTTAAGGCCTACTGGAAATAA